From the genome of Cyanobacteriota bacterium:
TCGTTATCGGTCTGTTTGCCGGTGTCATCCGTCATGCATGATGAACCTCTTGCTCAGATTCAACGAGCAATGACTAACGACCAATGACCAATAAAACCATACCCTACGCATTAGGATTCTTGACCTACGGTATTGATAAAACTTGGTGGTGTTAACGTTGTTTTCACCGTCTAATCTCTTCACCTACAACTAGGGGAAATGCATGAAAGCATTAAGATTCGCGAAAGAGGATTATCGGTCGTCCAGTTAGAAAAATCCCCAGCTTCTACAACCTACGCTCAGAAACTGGGGATCCCAAGATAGTGCCTACAAAGGCCAGCGCCAGTTCATAATCTCTGGCTTGTCAATACCGTGCTCGTAAGCATAGTGCCGACAGTCAATTTGCAGGTTACGGAACTTTTCTTTGGCATGGGCACCTGCTACCTTAAGTTTGGGTACCCGATCAATTACATCTATCGCCAGACTAAAGCGATCAATTTGGTTGTTGATAGCCAGTTCTAACGGTGTGTTGATGTTGCCCTTTTCCTTATAGCCACGCACGTGCATGTTGACATGGTTGTGGCGACGGTAGGCTAAGCGGTGAATTAGCCAAGGATAGCCGTGGAAGTTAAAGATAACAGGCTTGTCTAGGGTGAATAGGGAATCAAAGTCTCGATCGGATAGGCCGTGGGGATGTTCAGTTTCAGGCTGAAGCTTGAATAAATCCACAACGTTGATAAACCGAATCTTCAGGTCAGGGAATTCTTCCCGCAACATCACAGTTGCTGCTAACGCCTCCAGGGTGGGAATATCCCCTGCCGATGCCATCACTACATCCGGTTCAGTGCCTTGGTCGTTGCTAGCCCAGTCCCAAATGCCGATACCCTTAGTGCAATGTTTAATCGCTGCATCCATATCCATGTATTGCAGGTGCAGTTGCTTGTCAGACACGATTACATTGACGTAGTTGGTGCTCTGCAAACAGTGATCAGCTACTGACAGCAAAGTATTGACATCCGGCGGTAGATAAATTCGCGTAACTGTGGGACTCTTGTTTACCACTATGTCTAGGAAACCAGGATCCTGATGGGTGAAGCCGTTGTGATCCTGTCGCCAGACCGTGGAAGTGATCAGCAGATTGAGGGACGAGATGGACGATCGCCATGGAATCTGGTTGCAGATCTCCAACCACTTGCAATGCTGGTTGATCATGGAATCAATTACATGCACAAATGACTCATAGGTCGAGAAAAAGCCATGCCGTCCTGTCAGGAGATAGCCCTCTAGCCAGCCTTCTAGGGTGTGCTCACTCAAAATTTCCATCACCCGCCCGTCGGTAGAGAGTTCACCTCCGTCAGCATCTTCGGGCAAATAGTCGGCAATCCAGAATTTTTTGCTAACTTCGTAGATGGCTTGGAGCTTATTAGAGGTATTTTCATCGGGGCCAAACACGCGGAAGTTAGTCATGTTGTACTTCATGACATCCCGTAGGAATACACCTAGGGGTTTGGTGTTTTCCACTTCAATTTGTCCTGGCTTGTCCACTTGAACAGCATAATTGCGGAAATCAGGCATTTTTAGAGCTTTCCGCAACAGACCCCCATTGGCATGAGGGTTAGCGCTCATACGGCGAGTACCAGTAGGGGCCAACTCTTTCAGCTCTGGGATCAGTTTGCCATCAGCATCGAACAATTCTTCAGGCTTGTAGCTGCGTAGCCACGCCTCTAACTGAGCAAGATGTTCTGGGTTCGATCGCATCCCCGATAGAGGAACTTGGTGCGCTCGCCAGAAGCCCTCTACCTTATGACCATCCACATCAGCAGGGCCTGTCCAGCCCTTGGGAGTTCGCAACACAATCATGGGATAGCGGGGACGAGTAACAATGCCTGTACTTCTAGCGTGGTGCTGAATTTGCTTGATCTCATTGATGCAATGATCTAACGTGGCTGCCATCGCCTGGTGCATCGTGTCGGGATCAGAGCCTCCTACAAAGTAGGGGGTGTAGCCGTAGCCCCGGAACAGAGCATCTAGCTCCTCATGGCTAATCCGAGACAACACTGTGGGGTTGTTAATTTTGTAGCCATTCAAGTGCAAGATAGGTAAGACCGCACCATCCCGGATGGGGTTCAGAAACTTGTTAGAATGCCAGGCCGTAGCCAAGGGGCCAGTTTCTGCCTCACCATCACCTACCACCACGACGCTAATCAAATCGGGGTTGTCGAAAACAGTGCCGTAAGCATGGGAGACGCTATAGCCCAGTTCACCACCCTCGTGAATGGAACCAGGAGTTTCGGGCGTACAGTGACTACCAATGCCACCCGGAAAGGAAAACTGGCGGAAGAAACGCTTCATTCCTTCCTCGTCTTCGCTCTTGTCAGGATAGATTTCGGAATAGGTGCCTTCGAGGTAAACAGGGGCAAGCACACCAGGAGCACCGTGCCCTGGGCCTGCTAGGTAGATCATGTTGAGATCGTAAGCCTTGATTAGGCGGTTGAGGTGCACATAGACAAAGGCTAAGCCAGGACTCGATCCCCAGTGTCCAAGCAAGCGATTTTTAATGTGGTCTAGGGACAGAGGCTGCCTGAGTAGGGGGTTATCGCGTAGATAAATCATGCCTACCGCCAAGTAGTTGCAGGCGCGCCAGTAAGCGTGAATCTTGCGGAGTTCTTCGGGACTCAGGGGGCTACCTGAAACTGTCGATCGAGCTGGGCCAAAGGCACTAATGCTGTTGATAGTGCTAGGAGCTTCGGTAGCAGGCCTAATAGGAGTTGCAACCATAACTAAGTTCCCTTGAGAGAGTTTTATTTGAAAGCGATCGCTAACGCAGATTGTCGTTAGTCAATGGTTTGTCGCGGTCATCACGATTTGGACTGCCTGTTCGGTTAGACATCTAACAGGGGATACCAAGCACACAATCATAACTATAGTGATGACGGACTTAACTTGGGACATCATCATTTTTGCATGGTGCTAAATTGCACGATTGGTCAGTTTCAGGCTTAGAATCAGCTACAGTTAGGGCGATCGCAGTGGATTCATTGTTTAACATCGTTTAAGAATTGCTTGCTATGCACCATGCTTCCATTCGCACAGCTAACATTCATCGGGCTATTGCTTTTTATGAGCAGCTTGGCTTTGTGGTGCAGGAGCGGTTCACCACAGGATATACTTTAGCCTGTTGGCTAGAGGGCTTGGGTGGACGAATTGAACTGCTTCAGGTTCCCCAACCTCGCCCAGCCCCTGATGCCTTTAGTGATGAGCACTATACTGGTTACTATCACCTATCCTTTGATTTGACTGCGATCGCTAGTGATCTGCCTACATGGTTAGCTCAACTGCAAGAGACATTTGCCCGCGCTGCTGCTGAAAAGCCTGACGGCCTCTCGCTGACCGTGTTGTTGCCTCCGACCCAGCAGATGATTGGCGATCGGGTGTATGAAGTTACCTTCATTGCAGATGCCGATGGATTACCCCT
Proteins encoded in this window:
- a CDS encoding phosphoketolase family protein, producing the protein MVATPIRPATEAPSTINSISAFGPARSTVSGSPLSPEELRKIHAYWRACNYLAVGMIYLRDNPLLRQPLSLDHIKNRLLGHWGSSPGLAFVYVHLNRLIKAYDLNMIYLAGPGHGAPGVLAPVYLEGTYSEIYPDKSEDEEGMKRFFRQFSFPGGIGSHCTPETPGSIHEGGELGYSVSHAYGTVFDNPDLISVVVVGDGEAETGPLATAWHSNKFLNPIRDGAVLPILHLNGYKINNPTVLSRISHEELDALFRGYGYTPYFVGGSDPDTMHQAMAATLDHCINEIKQIQHHARSTGIVTRPRYPMIVLRTPKGWTGPADVDGHKVEGFWRAHQVPLSGMRSNPEHLAQLEAWLRSYKPEELFDADGKLIPELKELAPTGTRRMSANPHANGGLLRKALKMPDFRNYAVQVDKPGQIEVENTKPLGVFLRDVMKYNMTNFRVFGPDENTSNKLQAIYEVSKKFWIADYLPEDADGGELSTDGRVMEILSEHTLEGWLEGYLLTGRHGFFSTYESFVHVIDSMINQHCKWLEICNQIPWRSSISSLNLLITSTVWRQDHNGFTHQDPGFLDIVVNKSPTVTRIYLPPDVNTLLSVADHCLQSTNYVNVIVSDKQLHLQYMDMDAAIKHCTKGIGIWDWASNDQGTEPDVVMASAGDIPTLEALAATVMLREEFPDLKIRFINVVDLFKLQPETEHPHGLSDRDFDSLFTLDKPVIFNFHGYPWLIHRLAYRRHNHVNMHVRGYKEKGNINTPLELAINNQIDRFSLAIDVIDRVPKLKVAGAHAKEKFRNLQIDCRHYAYEHGIDKPEIMNWRWPL
- a CDS encoding VOC family protein yields the protein MHHASIRTANIHRAIAFYEQLGFVVQERFTTGYTLACWLEGLGGRIELLQVPQPRPAPDAFSDEHYTGYYHLSFDLTAIASDLPTWLAQLQETFARAAAEKPDGLSLTVLLPPTQQMIGDRVYEVTFIADADGLPLEFIRRLT